In one window of Candidatus Afararchaeum irisae DNA:
- the gatE gene encoding Glu-tRNA(Gln) amidotransferase subunit GatE, whose translation MSTNADLDYSDLGLKAGLEIHQQLDTETKLFCNCPTSLREVDEAEREFERYLHPARSELGEIDEAALEESILDRVFRYKAYDTTCLVEEDDEPPKEIDDEALETALEIAELMGMRRIDQAHVMRKIVIDGSNTTGFQRSSMVAHGGEIETSEGDVRVADLCLEEESAQRVEETDGEVVFSLDRLGIPLVEIGTEPDIRTPQQAQEAAERIGMLLRSTGKVKRGLGTVRQDINISIDEGARIEIKGVQELDMIGEIVEKEARRQKSLLEIRDKLVENEAEVGDIYDVTDVFDGTESGVLRSALDSGGRVMGVVLRGFDGVVGREIQDDRRLGTEMSDRAKKRGAGGIFHTDELPGYGITEDEIGRLRDEVEAGEDDAVAIVANSPEVAERAIEAAKERAEEALEGVPEETRDANQDGTSSYLRPLPGAARMYPETDVFSVDLGDVEVEEPELLTQRAERYEEEYGLDSNLAEQVAFGRNMPLFEKGVEMGADPSLVAQTLESDLVELRREGVPVEEITDDEILSVFELVVEDEIAKEGVPELLTGLAETEKGTDTLVDELGLRSAGRGEVEEVVEDVIDEKQGLIDEQGMGAFGALMGVVMEEMRGKADGELVSDVLQEKLGQAVNG comes from the coding sequence ATGAGCACGAACGCGGATCTCGACTACTCCGACCTCGGTCTCAAGGCGGGGCTAGAGATACACCAGCAGCTCGACACCGAGACGAAGCTCTTCTGTAACTGTCCCACGAGTCTGAGAGAGGTCGACGAAGCCGAGAGGGAGTTCGAACGTTACCTCCATCCCGCGAGGAGCGAACTCGGAGAGATCGACGAGGCAGCGCTCGAAGAGAGCATACTCGACCGCGTCTTCCGGTACAAGGCTTACGACACGACGTGTCTCGTAGAGGAGGACGACGAGCCCCCGAAGGAGATCGACGACGAGGCTCTCGAAACCGCTCTTGAGATAGCCGAACTCATGGGGATGAGAAGGATCGATCAGGCACACGTCATGAGAAAGATAGTCATAGACGGCTCTAACACGACCGGATTCCAGAGGTCGTCTATGGTCGCACACGGCGGCGAGATCGAGACCTCGGAGGGAGATGTGCGTGTCGCCGACCTGTGTCTCGAAGAGGAGTCGGCACAGAGAGTAGAGGAGACCGACGGCGAGGTCGTCTTCTCACTCGACAGACTTGGGATTCCGCTCGTCGAGATAGGAACCGAGCCCGACATACGGACGCCTCAGCAGGCACAGGAAGCGGCAGAGAGGATAGGCATGCTTCTGAGGTCAACGGGTAAGGTCAAGAGAGGACTCGGGACTGTACGTCAGGATATCAACATATCGATAGACGAGGGCGCGCGTATCGAGATAAAGGGCGTCCAGGAACTCGACATGATAGGCGAGATAGTCGAGAAAGAGGCGAGGAGACAGAAGAGCCTCCTCGAAATACGTGACAAACTCGTCGAAAACGAGGCAGAAGTCGGAGATATATACGACGTCACAGACGTCTTCGACGGTACAGAGTCGGGAGTCCTGAGAAGCGCGCTCGACTCGGGCGGACGTGTCATGGGAGTCGTCCTGAGAGGATTCGACGGCGTCGTGGGAAGAGAGATACAGGACGACAGGAGACTCGGAACCGAGATGAGTGACAGAGCGAAGAAGAGAGGAGCGGGAGGCATATTCCACACCGACGAGCTTCCCGGGTACGGGATCACCGAGGACGAGATCGGGAGGCTGAGGGACGAAGTCGAAGCAGGCGAAGACGACGCAGTCGCGATAGTCGCCAACTCGCCCGAGGTCGCCGAGAGAGCGATAGAGGCGGCGAAGGAACGTGCGGAGGAGGCGCTTGAGGGAGTCCCCGAGGAGACGCGCGATGCCAACCAGGACGGAACTTCGAGCTACCTGCGTCCTCTCCCGGGAGCGGCGAGGATGTACCCCGAAACCGACGTCTTTTCGGTCGACCTCGGCGACGTCGAGGTCGAGGAGCCCGAGCTTCTGACCCAGAGAGCCGAGAGGTACGAGGAGGAGTACGGTCTCGACTCGAACCTCGCCGAGCAGGTCGCATTCGGACGTAACATGCCTCTCTTCGAGAAGGGGGTCGAGATGGGAGCCGACCCGTCCCTCGTGGCACAGACGCTCGAAAGCGACCTCGTCGAACTCAGGAGAGAAGGCGTCCCCGTCGAGGAGATCACCGACGACGAGATACTCTCTGTCTTCGAGCTCGTCGTCGAAGACGAGATAGCTAAGGAGGGGGTCCCCGAGCTTCTGACGGGACTCGCTGAGACCGAGAAAGGGACAGACACGCTCGTCGACGAACTCGGTCTGAGAAGCGCGGGACGTGGCGAGGTCGAAGAGGTCGTAGAGGACGTCATAGACGAGAAACAGGGTCTCATAGACGAACAGGGCATGGGTGCATTCGGTGCCCTGATGGGTGTCGTAATGGAAGAGATGAGAGGTAAGGCGGACGGAGAGCTAGTCTCGGACGTTCTACAGGAAAAGCTCGGTCAAGCAGTGAACGGTTAG
- a CDS encoding sulfite exporter TauE/SafE family protein translates to MVVFAETVSLFVAAFFIGVFSSLLGIGGGGLMVPLLVLGGFVSETKFAVGTSISAVAFTSLSSSVGYLRNGAVDLRLGLLIAPMTVVGGYAGAVASDVLPESVLATSFGVFMFYPGIKMALDSDVSATVDVEGRYGSILVFVFGGVVGFSSGLFGIGGGSLMVPVLTMLLGLTITRAVATSLFAMFPSAVVASYKQYGQGNLIPELALPLIAGITVGAGVGPHVSAYVPDESLKRGFGVLLLFIGVRMVTRGLS, encoded by the coding sequence ATGGTCGTCTTCGCCGAAACAGTCTCGCTCTTCGTCGCGGCTTTCTTCATAGGCGTATTTTCGAGCCTTCTCGGAATTGGAGGAGGGGGTCTGATGGTGCCCCTTCTCGTACTCGGGGGCTTCGTCTCGGAGACGAAGTTCGCGGTCGGGACGAGCATATCGGCGGTCGCCTTCACGTCGCTTTCTTCGAGCGTCGGCTACCTCAGAAACGGCGCGGTCGACCTACGTCTCGGTCTCCTGATCGCTCCGATGACAGTCGTCGGCGGCTATGCGGGCGCAGTTGCGAGCGACGTACTCCCCGAGTCGGTCTTAGCGACGTCGTTCGGCGTCTTCATGTTCTACCCCGGGATCAAGATGGCACTCGACTCCGACGTCTCAGCGACCGTCGACGTTGAGGGACGGTATGGTAGTATACTTGTCTTTGTCTTCGGAGGGGTCGTCGGCTTCTCGTCGGGTCTCTTCGGTATCGGCGGCGGCTCCCTCATGGTTCCCGTACTCACGATGCTACTAGGACTCACAATCACGCGCGCAGTAGCGACATCGCTCTTCGCCATGTTCCCGAGTGCGGTCGTGGCGTCGTACAAACAGTACGGTCAGGGCAACCTCATACCCGAACTCGCGCTTCCCCTGATAGCCGGCATAACCGTGGGAGCGGGCGTCGGACCCCACGTCTCGGCGTACGTCCCAGACGAGAGCCTGAAGAGAGGATTCGGAGTCCTTCTACTGTTCATAGGAGTGAGAATGGTAACGAGAGGTCTATCATAA
- a CDS encoding MBL fold metallo-hydrolase, with protein sequence MEITNLTRDSEAFTSNVFLVEGDTNVLVDVGTVPGIIDEVREAGGIDAVVLTHSHRDHVELLPRVKQEFDVDVWGYDGSFEATDHEIDDGDTVEIGDETFEVLFTPGHKTDHVCLVGETVVFAGDLIFDGGAFGRTDLEEGNREALIESIQRLLEVVEDKDVEVIYTGHGSAIRGDVEGAVRMSLENARQL encoded by the coding sequence ATGGAGATCACTAATCTCACACGAGACTCAGAAGCCTTCACCTCGAACGTCTTCTTAGTCGAGGGCGACACGAACGTCTTGGTCGATGTCGGTACCGTCCCCGGTATAATAGACGAAGTACGTGAAGCCGGGGGTATCGACGCAGTAGTTCTGACCCACTCACACCGCGACCACGTCGAACTCCTCCCGCGCGTCAAGCAAGAGTTCGATGTCGATGTCTGGGGCTACGACGGTTCGTTCGAGGCAACTGACCACGAGATCGACGACGGCGACACCGTCGAGATAGGCGACGAGACCTTCGAGGTTCTCTTCACTCCGGGTCACAAGACCGACCACGTCTGTCTCGTAGGTGAGACTGTCGTCTTCGCGGGCGACCTGATCTTCGACGGCGGCGCGTTCGGCAGGACGGACTTAGAGGAGGGGAACCGTGAGGCACTCATCGAGAGCATACAGAGGCTTCTTGAAGTGGTGGAGGACAAAGATGTGGAAGTCATCTACACGGGGCACGGCTCGGCGATACGCGGCGACGTCGAGGGCGCGGTACGTATGTCTCTCGAAAACGCGCGTCAGCTTTAG
- a CDS encoding ubiquitin-like small modifier protein 1, producing the protein MPVINIPAVLTNEGSKKVEVEGDTVEEAIDAYTEEHGPEIEEKVMDDGDVKEYINVYVNGEDIRNLAGIETSLEEDDEIRIIPAASGG; encoded by the coding sequence ATGCCAGTAATAAACATTCCAGCGGTTCTCACGAACGAGGGATCGAAGAAGGTAGAGGTAGAGGGTGACACAGTCGAGGAAGCGATAGACGCCTATACCGAGGAACACGGTCCCGAGATAGAGGAGAAGGTCATGGACGACGGCGACGTCAAGGAGTACATAAACGTCTATGTCAACGGCGAGGACATAAGGAACCTCGCGGGGATCGAGACAAGCCTAGAAGAAGACGACGAGATACGTATAATTCCTGCTGCGAGCGGCGGTTAG
- a CDS encoding desampylase, which yields MIEFDVDDYDEIIDHAKDGKPYEICGVLAGERGEKEATVEKIYDCENVSETPETNYLIDPQEQFEIVEAIEDEGLDVVGFYHSHPEGPFRTSETDADRATWTGHSYVIVSLGDDEPKVGSWIWTGDEFEREEIEVDGDSRETSTD from the coding sequence ATGATAGAGTTCGACGTCGACGACTACGACGAGATAATAGACCACGCGAAGGATGGCAAGCCCTACGAGATCTGTGGCGTGCTCGCGGGTGAGAGGGGTGAAAAAGAGGCGACAGTCGAGAAGATCTACGACTGCGAGAACGTCAGCGAGACTCCCGAGACGAACTACCTCATAGATCCCCAGGAACAGTTCGAGATAGTCGAGGCTATAGAGGACGAGGGTCTCGACGTAGTCGGATTCTACCACTCACATCCCGAGGGTCCATTCAGGACGAGTGAGACTGACGCCGATAGGGCTACGTGGACGGGACACTCGTATGTCATAGTCTCACTCGGTGACGACGAACCCAAGGTAGGCTCCTGGATCTGGACGGGAGACGAGTTCGAGAGAGAGGAGATAGAGGTCGACGGTGACAGCCGGGAGACGAGTACCGATTAG